In the Blautia coccoides genome, CCCCCCATTTCCACCAATCTGGCAGATAAAGGCTACATAACCGACACACTTGTGGAGCATTACGCAGCAAGGGCAAAAGGCGGTGTCGGCCTGATCGTAACAGAGGTAACTACCGTGGAACCCGTATACACCTATTTGCCCGGTGATATATCTATCTGTGATGATTCCTATATCCCGGGTTGGGAAAAACTGGCCTCAGCCGTACATAAATACGGAGCTAAAATCCTTCCCCAACTGTTTCATCCGGCATACATGGCCTTCCCCATTCCAGGTACCCCGCGCCTTATCGCCCCTTCAAATGTGGGGCCATCCTATGCAAAAGAAGCTCCGAGATCTGTCACCATACCGGAACTGAAAGTGATTATACGCCAGTTCGGTGAAGCTGCCCTCCGTGTCAAAAAAGCAGGCGGTGACGGAGTTGAAATCCACGCAGCCCATGCCCACGGCCTTCTGGGTGGTTTCTTAACCCCGCTTTATAACAAAAGAACAGACGAATACGGCGGAGATATCAATGGCCGTCTGAAACTTACCCTGGAAGTGATCGAAGAAGTCCGCAGAGTCTGCGGAAAAGATTTCATCGTGGATGTAAGGATTTCCGGAGATGAATACAGCGACGGAGGCCTGAACCTAAATGACGGCATTTATATTGCCAAACAACTTGAAAAGGCAGGCGCAGACATGCTTCATGTATCAGGCGGAACCACCATCAAGCGTGGAAGCGCAATTCCGGCTCCCGGTACCAGACAAGGCTCCCACGCCGCCTTATCTATGGAGATCAAAAAACATGTGTCCATTCCTGTGGCTACCGTTGGGCGTATCACAGAACCTTGGATCGCGGACGAGCTGATTGCCAATCAAAAGGCTGATATCTGCATGATGGGACGGGCAAATCTGTGCGATCCGGACTTCTGCACCAAAGCCCAGGAGGGCCGTGAGGATGAAATCCGTCCCTGCATCGGCTGTCTGCGTTGTCTAAACGGTATCATGTTCGGAAAACGTGTGGCCTGCACTGTTAATCCATCCTTTGAATTGGAAAATGAAGATACCTTAAAACCTGCGGAGGTAAAAAAAGACATCCTGGTCATCGGAGGCGGCCCTGCCGGAATGGAAGCTGCTTTTGTCGCCAAGAAACGCGGCCATCACGTAGTGCTCTGCGAACAGGGAGACGCATTGGGCGGACAAATGCGCATTGCTTCGGTTCCCATTGCCAAACAGGATCTCGCCAAGGTAATAAAATATATGTCAAAGAAACTACAGGCAGAAAATGTAGAGGTCCGTTTGAACTGCAAAGTGGATAAAGAAATGCTGGAAACAGAATTTTCCGGCTATGAAGTGATCGTGAGCTGCGGAGCTGCCCCCATCGCTCCGGCAGCCTTTACAGAATTTAAACATTGGGCAACAGCGGATGATATTTTGGCCGGAAATGCGTTCCCCGGACGACGTATCGTGATCATCGGCGGCGGCTCTGTTGGCTGTGAGACAGCCGATTACCTGGCTCCCCTCATCCATGACCTCTACCCCCGCGACCGGGAGGTTACCGTTATTGAAATGACAGATTCCATTATGGCCGCCGAAAGCGGCCCCGGCAGAAGCCTTCTGGTACAGCGGATGATGAAAAAGGGGATCCAAATAATCTGTGGTGCAAAAGTAGAAAAAGTAGAAAAAGACAAATTATACTACAGCCAAAAAGGGAAGTCCTTCTGTCTGGATGAATTTGACTCTCTCATCTTAGCCATGGGCTACCGCCCGGACACTGCATTTACGGAAATGCTGAAGGAACTCGGCATTACCTATCATGTGATTGGAGATGCAGAACAAGTTGGAACTGCTAAAGACGCTATTCATGCAGGATATGATACTGCTATAAAATTGTAATATGATCCCTCTTAAGCAGAAAGGTATGTACCTCACTCTGTTTAAGAGGGTTTTTATGTCCGGAAATGCTTCATCAACCCCCAGGGCTGTATGCAGACTTTCTGAGATTCCAGATCCAGGACACCCGGCTGTAAATAGGCCCCATTGCCAGAACACACAGAATAGTTCCCAATCCCACAGCGCCCCCCATAAAGAATCCCAGGACAGT is a window encoding:
- a CDS encoding FAD-dependent oxidoreductase — encoded protein: MTKYPHLFSPIKIGETTVKNRVFMPPISTNLADKGYITDTLVEHYAARAKGGVGLIVTEVTTVEPVYTYLPGDISICDDSYIPGWEKLASAVHKYGAKILPQLFHPAYMAFPIPGTPRLIAPSNVGPSYAKEAPRSVTIPELKVIIRQFGEAALRVKKAGGDGVEIHAAHAHGLLGGFLTPLYNKRTDEYGGDINGRLKLTLEVIEEVRRVCGKDFIVDVRISGDEYSDGGLNLNDGIYIAKQLEKAGADMLHVSGGTTIKRGSAIPAPGTRQGSHAALSMEIKKHVSIPVATVGRITEPWIADELIANQKADICMMGRANLCDPDFCTKAQEGREDEIRPCIGCLRCLNGIMFGKRVACTVNPSFELENEDTLKPAEVKKDILVIGGGPAGMEAAFVAKKRGHHVVLCEQGDALGGQMRIASVPIAKQDLAKVIKYMSKKLQAENVEVRLNCKVDKEMLETEFSGYEVIVSCGAAPIAPAAFTEFKHWATADDILAGNAFPGRRIVIIGGGSVGCETADYLAPLIHDLYPRDREVTVIEMTDSIMAAESGPGRSLLVQRMMKKGIQIICGAKVEKVEKDKLYYSQKGKSFCLDEFDSLILAMGYRPDTAFTEMLKELGITYHVIGDAEQVGTAKDAIHAGYDTAIKL